The DNA region TTTTGAccatgcctgatttattttccctatcaaccctattctcctggcTTCACCTTGTAAAGGCATTCTCTACAGTAGAAGAACTATTGTTTCTCAAATGTCTTTGTATGGAATGCCGAGCCTTATACTTATGTACCTGCGGCGATAGATCAAACTGAGTATTTGGATTGATGAATGTAGAGCCAATTGAGCAGTTTCTTTTTCCAGCAACTGATAAGCTGTTTTTCATCACACTCCTGCCTCGTCCCATTTGGCCAGTGGGAAGTCTTTGAGAGATAAGGGGTGAAACAATCGCCTCTAACTTGCTCTTGTAACCACAATATTTGTTTAGCTGGTCAAGTTAAGTTTCTGGTAACCAGCAGGGATTAATATCAAATTCAGGATATGTGCAAACTATGAATATTCAGGCATTTACTCTGTGTGTTTTATTTGATAAATCAGCACACATCTGTTTTAAAAAATGACATTAAAAACATTGAAGCTGTTAGAACAGCAGAAGTTTTCTACGGTTAACCAATGTATTTGTTTTTCCTTAAATTGTAAGAGCAATTCAGTAGTAAAGCAAGATAACTCCACATTCCATCTTGTTTCCTGTCAGGGTGCCCATACCAGTGGAGTGAATCTTCAGCACCTTTGGCAGGCGGGAGAGCATCATAGATGAAACTAATCTATGAAACTGAGGCTAACTATCTGGGTGTTTTTTTAATGTGAGTTGCAGGAGTCGGTGAGTTTCTCACAACCAGCTGTGAGAGGAAGTGGGGAAGGGGTATAATTCTAATAGTAGAAGGACTGTAATAGATATGGGCTTGTCTGGAGATACATGTTGGGTATTTCCCCCCCTCCACCCTATATTGACTTCTTTTCCATTGGTACATATTACAGACATTTAACTGTGTTTAACATTCTTTAATGGCAGATTCCCAAGTGTGTTGAATCCATTGCCACTGAAACCATTTCAGTGGGTGATGAGAGTTTTATGTGGACACCATTTCCCCCTGCAGTGGTTCTGGAAAAAGGGAGCAGATCTGATTCACTCTTCAGTCATTGGGGCATTGCTGCCAACAAGGGAGAATGGATGAATTCCACTGAGCTGTGTATAGACAGATCTCAACCTCCTCCCTCAGAAATAGCGCAAGACAAAGGTGCTTTATCTTCTGTAGAGGCAGCAAAGTATCTCACTTTTACAAAGAAAAATCATAACATACAGTCAAAGAACTACCTGGGAAATGTAAAGGCCAGCAATTCCTTTGAAGCAGATCCAGTGAGATTTTCTGCAGAGCAAGCTGGGAGGAAACAGAACGTTTACCCAGTGGATGTGGGACATAAAGCAGACAATGCTCCTCCTAGTTCTGCCAAGTCTCTTCAGAAAACAAATCCAGAACCAATGCAGccaacaccattcactgtgaagcCCGGTCAAGAAAAGacgaaacaacacaaaatgccTGCAGGAGGGACAGTAGTTGGAGAAGAGGAGGATGATATTATCAtcactggggaatggcaaagCCATTCTTTCCCTGAGAATAGGCTTTGTGCCACTAACATGATGAATCACAAAGATGCTGTCACTACGGGGAGGTCTGATGGGCATGTGGAAGGAGGATTGGACTTGGAGAGCTGTCCAATGTGTCTTCTTCAGTTTCCTGCAGGGTAAGTGTAATTTGTTCCTGGATTTGATTATCTCTGATTTTTCTTTATCTGGTCCATTTTCATCATCTTTTTACTATCTCTTGGCTTTCATTTTTCTCATCGCCATGGAATGTAATATTTTTATAATTCCTGTCAGATGTTCCTTTGAGCACACACTTCCTAATTTACATGGCAAATTATCCTGAGTTCAGGGACTTGAGAGAATCCAGGTTAAACGTAGCTAAAGATAGTCCCTCCTACTTTTGGCTAATGTGGTCCCTTCACAATGGCCACCACTCAGAGAAGACCTCAAGTACTTGGGAGTCAGGAGTGGGTCATTTTTATGCTGTTCGGCAAGTACAAAAATATATTTAATTTTGTTTAATAGCTGGTGTATTTTCCTTTTCTCACTTCTATTTAAACTGTGaatacatttaaaatataatGGAATTATTGGTGTTTTTACAACTGTCTAAAAAAAAGTGcgtatttgttgttttctgtagAAATGAGTACAACTGTTAGCTGATACATTGCACGTGCTGAGTATTAATGACTGATGGCAAATTTCTCCACAGTATCTCTGGGTTGGAAAGATTCCAGTGCATGGCAGGATTTATCATGAGGGGCAGAAGAGAATAGTTTctatggggagggatgaaattaCAGATATGGGTGTTTTATGAAGTATTAGTTCCAGGCCCTGCTGGTTCCTCCTTGCAATGTCATTTGCACTAGGCGCCTCTGGGAACTCTGCAGATTTGCCAGAGTTATTCAGGGCACAATGAATCTGAAACAGGTTTAATGTCAGTGGCATACTgtatgttgagaaatttgttgttttgcagcagtagtgcattgcaatacataataataataaaaaaactacaaattacatttccaacaagagaggctctaaccattaTCCCTTgatattcagtggcatcaccatcattgaatcccctactatcaacatcgtgggggttaccattgacaggaaactgaactggtctagtcATCTAAACACCTTGGCGATCAGAGCAAGTCAAAAGCTAGGAATCCTGCGGTGTGTAACTCACCATCTGCCTGTTCACCaactacaaggctcaggtcaggagtgtaatggaatactcaccactTGCCTGGACGAGTGCAGCTCCCTCAAcacaagaagcttgacaccatccagtacaaggcagcccacttaaCTGGTACCCCTTCCATAAGCATCCAATCCCCCCACCATCAACGATCAGTAGTagtagtgtgtactatctacaagatgcactgcaacaatacACCAAAGTTCCCAAGGTGTACGACCACTGccatctagaaggacaagaacagcagatTCATGGGAACACCActacttggaaatccccctccaagtcaccatcctgacttggaaacatatcaccattccttcattgtcactgggtcaaaatcatgaaaTTCGCTCCCTAACAGCACTGCAGGCATACCTACATgtcagggactgcagcagttcaagaagacagctcatcaccatcttctcaagggcaactagggatgggcaataaatgctggcttagctggcaatgcccacatcccataaatgaataaataaaaatattaaaaaataagtgTATctgttaagtagtgcaaaaagagagcaaaataacaAAAATAGGGAGGTAGTGTCcgtgggttcattgcccattcagagaggaagaagctattcttgaaacatggtgtgtcttcaggttcctgtacctcctccttaatggtagcaatgagaagagggcatgtcctcagTGATGGTTGTCCTTAATGCTTGCCgccttttgaggcatcgctgCAAAATCATTGCCTTATTCAAAAAAATGAAACAGTTGCTGCTGCTGAGCCCTCAGGATCAGCTAAATGCTGAACTTCAAGATATAGGTGTGATCATTTACTGGCTCAAAGTAGGCTGCGGTTCTTATCTAGACTGCTACAACATAACTCAGCAACATAATTTCTGTTTATATAAAATACTTCTCTGGTGTCCCCAGACCACAAATACAAATTTACACTCTTGTGGTTGAGAAAGATCTAGGACTTTTGTAgggtaattctctgtaacttcttgccatctccaatgggatctcaccaccaaacatatctgtcctccttcccactttctgctttctgcagggatcgctcactatgtgactcccttatccatttgtccttccccactaatctccctcctggcacttatccttgcaagcagaacaaatgctacacctgcccctacacacctccctcactaccattcagggccccaaacagtccttccaggtgaggcgacacttcagttgtgagtctgttgggggtcatctgctgtatcagGTTCTCCCagcgtggcctcctgtatatcagcgaaacctgatgcagattgggagaccacttcgccgagcacctatgctccatccaccagaaaaagcgggatctacAAGTGGCCACCTTGTTCCAATGTGCCATGTATCTATTGTTGTGACAAGACCCCACTCAGGTTGTAAGAGCAGCACCTTAATatgtctgtgtagcctccaacctcatggcatgaacatcaatttcttgaatttccagtaatgcCACCTCCACTTatatttttttccagtcctgatgaaggttctcggcccgcaATGTgtgctgtacacttttccataaatgcttcctggcctgctgagttcctccaggggtgttgggggggggggggggggggggatgggatggtgtgtgtgtgttgatgggATTTTTGTACTTGCCTAATCCTGTTCTTATATGGGGTGATGttactataaccatataacaatcacagcacggaaacaggccattccggccctcctagtccgtgccgaactcttaatctcacctagtcccacctacccgcactcagcccataaccctccactcctttcctttccatatacctatccaattttaccttaaatgacacaactgaactggcctctactacttctacaggaagctcattccacacagctatcactctctgagtaaagaaataccccctcgtgtttcccttaaacttttgccccctaactctcaaatcatgtcctctcgtttgaatctcccctactctcaatggaaacagcctattcacgtcaactctatctatccctctcaacattttaaatacctcgatcaaatcccccctcaaccttctacgctccaatgaatagagacctaactatAGTATTTCCAGGAAGGGCAGAGGAATTATCCAGGATTCCTACAACTCATCAGTGTTACAGGAGAGTTTTCTGCAGTCACACTGTTCAGCTTCACATTAGGAGCACCATTTGGGTGAGCTTGAGGAATTAGGTCTTTGTTGAATTAGGTCCTGCGTCTCCACCATTCTGATGTAGACTTGTGATTCACTAAAATTTATAAACCTTTTATGCAGTTCCCATCCTGTGTTACGAGAACATAACCTCCTCCACTGTTAAATCTGCAGAAAGTTCCATAGGTTTACATGATCTGAGGAACTTGCTTTGCCTTGGAGTGAAAAACTAAAGGTGTTGCTTTCTTGTTTGTCCAGGACCAACCAGATGTTAAAGTGGATCTGCTTTTGTGTTTGAACAAGATTATTTCTTAAGCATTCCCTTATTTTTCTCATGTGAAGTgatgaagttaacaaatttcacgatacatgctggtgataatgaacctgattctgattatgaatgAAATGGATTCAAAATGCTAAAATATTGCATTATTTTGTTTGCATCACGTCACAAGGAAATGGAGCTTAATACCTGCTAGGGGTGTTTTTCCAATTTGCCATTGATGTAGGTTTGCAAACATTAACTACTGTATGGACAGAATGTAAGATGGCTGGCACtgcatcagactccagctcctCATAATGTGGTTGAATCACGCAATCTCAAGGCTCCTGGGGATGAGCAGCCTTGTGGAGCTATCTGGTGCTTGCATCAGGGTGTTGCATATGGCCTTAGTACAGGAGAGCACAAGCCCAGAGCTAAAGCAGAGAACACATTTTGGAAAGGAAATAGCTGAAGAGAAACTGTAAAGATGTCATGAATGGGGGTGAGTTTATGGGCTGTAACAATTGTGTTTGAAGCCA from Hemitrygon akajei chromosome 29, sHemAka1.3, whole genome shotgun sequence includes:
- the LOC140718427 gene encoding uncharacterized protein, which translates into the protein MAEEKKLKLKRRRAAGLGQPRELSPKPRQDIEQPAPERKELSATVSTWLDDNDINETDHIWALLMKSMFPDMKGSDWKTISVPDLPLSPEKIPKCVESIATETISVGDESFMWTPFPPAVVLEKGSRSDSLFSHWGIAANKGEWMNSTELCIDRSQPPPSEIAQDKGALSSVEAAKYLTFTKKNHNIQSKNYLGNVKASNSFEADPVRFSAEQAGRKQNVYPVDVGHKADNAPPSSAKSLQKTNPEPMQPTPFTVKPGQEKTKQHKMPAGGTVVGEEEDDIIITGEWQSHSFPENRLCATNMMNHKDAVTTGRSDGHVEGGLDLESCPMCLLQFPAGFTQLEVDSHLAKCLSESTEDVMW